A stretch of DNA from Oryza brachyantha chromosome 4, ObraRS2, whole genome shotgun sequence:
cccctgggccgccgctcggcccagctcgcccgcgccgcgcccgcgaagtctgccgccacctccctcctcctttgcgccgctgacaggcggggcccacctgtcagcgaccgcgccagctcgcctgcgccgcgccggccgagtctgagtccgcgccgcgccgccgccgcgtcgcaaccgccgctgccgagtcctcgccacgcctgactcggtctccaccggccgccccgccctagccggcctccccgcgctataaatccccaccgccgccgcgccgtcgcccacttttccctctccgcccgaagctcccgccgccgctgcgccgccgtccgccgccgatctcgccgtcggccatcaGACGTCGCCGCATATCCacgtcgccaccgtcgtctcgacctcgccgatcttccgccgccttccgtcgccgcctgtgggcacccgagcgccctcgcgcctctccctccttcccaTCACCGCGCCtgacctcctcaccgccgccgagcaatctccaccgccaccgccgatcaaCCGCACCACCGGCCGTCATCACCTGTCccgagtcctcgccgacttgctgccgccttccgtcgccgccggtgagctctcccctactccctctctctctttttcctctccgagAGCCGTCGCAagggacgccgtcgccgtcgcgcgtcTGCGCGCCTTGGatgtcgccgccacccctccgctcgccgtcgcccctacCTCGCTGTCACCGATGCaaacccgtcgtcgccggagctccgccgccctcctgtcgcgccgtcgacgtcgtcctccccgagccgccgctttcctccctcttcgaCGTCGCGCTCCtagcgtcgccgccgacccccGTCTCGCCGCCCGTCAGGtggtcgccgttcgccgccacccgccggttcgcgccgctcgtcgccggacgccgccctccgctggtcgccgtccgccacgCCCGGGTGCTGCCGCCCATCTCTCTCCTGGCCGAACTCCCTCCCCGCTCGTCTGTGCTAggccgctgacgagcgggccccactcgtcagccgtccgccgcccccttcctccctctctcctcccgtggggcccagccgtcagcctctcctctcccctctctctcaccgataggtggaccccacccgtcagcgcatcctctctcctcgctgacgtcagcagccccattaattgtgcaataattgatttaggacttttctgtttagttaaaaacccagaaaacttctaaaattcataagtaattcatctagtctccatttaggtccattcaaatttcattaaattcataaaattgtcaagaatccattaaaaatactttcttttgctatttcagtagagtttgtgcctgttttatttatttttgtgctttgtcgcttagattcggaccccgccgaagagccggtttacttcgagatcatcgccgaagtaccccaggggccagagcaaggcaagtgccactcatctttgatcatattgaacccattattgcagattccccgctttctttattcaaatatgcattgtcttaattaaagtatttactgtatttattttcttcgagtaatccttattattatgccgttgtttatccaactttatccatgctagaccaggggtaacttgattagagttaggcctaggttaatgcttagccgtgcttaaaataagtagctcatgggatcacatttaaccctgcttagttctgaatagctgtaatattgattcatcacccggttcgggttaacgtcaactaaaatattgacaaTGGTGGGTGTGGGTGCAtcgttttgagagtcgcacccatggcaattaaggaccggttcacgggaaaccctggaagtaattaagtgctaaccacatgccgaaatgggtaaggtgggatttgaagcatggcttggaactatttgacgtaccaaggcaagggtaggcgtgatggagtatggacaggcaatcgtggtataacgaaagcctctgctgcttccggatctaccaaggcacaagaggggactgcccgacttggtgtaaaggagggggtgaaacctgaagtacggtgcgattaaatagggagggttatgtgacgggtcctgtCAGGGTCTCCTTTTCGGTATACCATgttggtatgtcggcgcacgttcaaatgtagtggagtcgtgtcttatgggtacagtagtacacctctgatcagagaataacctattcgaatagccgtgcccacggttacagTCGAACtcctagcttcactgtgattagtgaacctttaataacttgagtgaactggttttcactcgggactactgcaacgtggtgtaacgttgagtagtggttgggcctgttgcaacgtggtgtaacgatggaaagtgttgtggtattttacaactgttatttacctatcctttaatgtattcaattacctttattcattttaatctctgttatttatttaactgctgctttattgcaactaaccctagtctgtccttgttaatccctatgcatcatttattgccccttttccgtgttacttatTGAATACGGTGGtttatactcagccttgctcaatttcccccttcagagttataagttgagtctggtggagaagactcttaggagtgagctagtctaccgtcgaagttttgcctgtggactggagccgtacccgctggagctagtctacctttctttccgctgcattttcgttagattaagtgttattttcagttgtttctaagaacgatggttatgtcatcaacattgtctttttgtgtaccctggctggtcctggacagggattttaatacacaattaagttcagaaattcgtgtgaggaatttctggacgtgacatTCTCTCAAACGGCAAAAAAGCTCActgggggcatacccctcggtacctatttataatcTCAACGTGGGTATGCAAGGCCCACGTATCTAGCATGAATTAAGAGTCCCAATCTCGTGGGAAACCAATCCTTATCTgtaactaaccatatctctatttctaatacaacaaatcttctcaaatccgGACACTATCCGAATTCAACTTCCATATCCCatacgcacacaatatctccatcgtatgACATATGAAATCTTCACCAACCACGTGCATTGAATTCTAGTCTAAGTATCCCGCATGATATCTCGACCGCCGGACGTCATcttatctccaagttgactcccgatccatcaccggcaatactctcccgaggcatcaagtcacctacacatgaattaaacaaagaaaccatatttcGAGACTAAGCTATCTCCATCTTgactcatgattagcaaaacaacagtacccatacgtatagaaaccaactagaagtTGAATTCACGAAGAACAAATCCGAAACCGAAAAAAAAACCGAAAGCTGTTGGGGCTGACCTGCCGGTCTGATCGCCCAAATACCTGTGGTCTGACCGTAGTTATCTGAAAGGTCTGACCGCCCAtatacctgcggtctgaccgcccggtcaatcatcacaaaaatatttaactcgCAAATCACcaatttgttcatcacaaaaatatgtagatcttaaaatatatatatatatatatatatatatataaatttaggctAGAATTTGAAGtccttataatatggaacgaagGAATATTCTTTTAAATAGATAGACAGTTGTTCCTGttctcatataaatataaggggcatttgttaatttgccactagcttttatattttataaagataCCACAtggatgttatttttttagtatacGAGTATGTTTTTGCAGTTTTAcagtaattatttaattaaacgGGAAGGGCAGCATAAGCATTCGTATAACACCATAATTCTTATACACACATAGAACTTTTTAACAAAGAAATAGATACTCGAAGATGAATAAAGACATATGTTggcatatgaaatttttttttatccgcacaaaacaaaatcttGCTCAATCTCCAATTATGCAGATCGACCATGAGGTTGGGAATTGCTTGCATATGCAGCACGCTGTGCACGCCCATATTGCACAGGCCCCTCCACTATCTCTCAGCATGGGTTCGATCTTGATCATTTCAGATGTGATCAGGCCGGATACCAAAATCATCCTTACAACCAGTATAATCTTTCATAATTAATTGCAATGATCCCCAGCTACAAATGCAAATCTTGCCACATGATGAATTGAGGAAaaatcatcaaatatttgCGTTGTGCCACAATACAAcgttattttatattaataggTAGGTTTCACGTGTAATCGTTGTATATCActgtaggtttttttttaatttgttgggTTTGTGCTGATTGGAGCAAAACTCATGATATTACTACTTGCTAAAACTTTCCTGTGTCACTTTCATCCGAAGTACTTAGCATCTTCACACCAAAAGTCCTTCTGCTAATAATCAACACGCATATAGTCTTCATTTTCGTGTATATTTGTGTGAGGTCGATGGCCCATATTTTTCACTACCAACACATCCCCATGCATCGGAAACTTCATATGCATGACTGAAGCATCTTCCAAGTCTTCACCAaacgagaaaaagaaaagtatcTCCGAAATTGCCGTGACACGAATCACCACGACATCAACTTGACCAAGCGACTACACTTATCATTGACGTACAACCTAGTCAGTCACCAGCAACGACCTCATATGATCAGCCATGACCAGTAGTAGCATGCCATTACACAAGTTAATTAATCAGGCTGTTGTGTGACGACTGACCATATATATCTTTGGAACCACATGTAAACTGTATGCTAGCAAGCCAAGTTGAACTACCTTATATAATAAACTAGTAAAGCACTACCTCCCAAAACAATGTTTTGGAAATCGAAAACCTGCACCCTCGtcttttgtattttgtttatgcttataagtcaattgTTAACATGAaattgtttatgcttataagtcaattgTTAACAtgaaatttggagttaattttaagattctttattatagttaattttttagcttttttaaaatcattgTAAACAcgtattaaaaagttttatttgcaaattattttttatacaaatatatcgttttaccattttttataacccaaaagatgaccccctGATCTCACAACAAACTCGTCAATCCGTTGCTCTATAAGTAGCCATTGCTAGAAGCTGCTCGGTGTGGTCGGTCATAACAAAAGCTGAGGTACAGCAACAGAAGTAGCCAAGAATCTCTCTGTACCTCCCACTCCCAACCAGCAACCACCACACGCACTCTCACAGCTTTGGTCATGGAGGTCACCCCCAACCACACACAGACCGTCACCGGGTGGGCCGCCATGGACGAGTCCGGCAAGATCACGCCCTTCGTCTTCAAGAGAAGGTACGTACAGTGCGACGAACGATCGAGCTCACTTTCTCGCAGATATAGGTTTGAACTTTGTAGTAGTAGTTGAGTGAAATTTGCTGCAGGGAGAACGGCGTCGACGACGTGACGATCAAGGTGCAGTACTGCGGGATGTGCCACACCGACCTGCACTTCATCCACAACGACTGGGGGATCACCATGTACCCGGTGGTGCCGGGGCACGAGATCACCGGCGTGGTGACCAAGGTGGGCACCAACGTGGCCGGGTTCAAGGTCGGCgaccgcgtcggcgtcggctgcATCGCCGCGTCGTGCCTGGACTGCGAGCACTGCCGGCGGTCGGAGGAGAACTACTGCGACAAGGTGGCGCTGACCTACAACGGCATCTTCTGGGACGGCAGCGTCACCTACGGCGGCTACTCCAGCATGCTGGTCGCGCACAAGCGGTTCGTGGTGCGGGTCCCGGACACCCTCCCGCTGGACGCGGCCGCGCCGCTCCTGTGCGCGGGCATCACCGTGTACAGCCCCATGAAGCAGCACGGCATGCTGCAGGCGGCCGGCAGCCGGCTCGGCGTGGTCGGCCTCGGCGGGCTCGGCCACGTTGCCGTCAAGTTCGGCAAGGCGTTCGGCCTCAACGTCACCGTGATCAGCACATCTCCGGCCAAGGAACGCGAGGCCCGGGAGAGCCTCAAGGCCGACAACTTCGTCGTCAGCACCGACCAGAAGCAGATGCAGGTGAGCCATTGTTCTTTACTGTCACTCAAAATCAATCAAGCACCGAGCTACTTTACTGTAAACTGATATATTATACTCCTAATTAGGCTATGACGAGGAGCCTTGACTACATCATCGACACCGTCGCGGCGACGCACTCGCTGGGTCCGATCCTGGAGCTGCTCAAGGTCAACGGCAAGCTGGTGCTCGTCGGCGCGCCAGAGAAGCCCGTCGagcttccttccttccctctCATCTTCGGCAAGAGGACGGTGAGTGGGAGCATGACCGGAGGCATGAAGGAGACGCAGGAGATGATGGACGTCTGCGGGGAGCACAACATCACCTGCGACATCGAGCTGGTGTCCACGGACAGGATCAACGAGGCGCTGGCCAGGCTGGCGCGCAACGACGTCCGCTACCGCTTCGTCATCAGCGTTGGGGGCGACTCCAAGCTCTAGATCGATACATGACGCACTACCTATCACGCCTTCTCTTGCTGAGTAGTGACAGTGAGCAATCGCAATCTGTGTGAAGCATTTTTAAGGATTTCTTTAACTTATTGGAGGCTCTTAATGGCACGAGATTTGTTTCAGCACAACAaaaggtaacaaaaaatacttcGAGATATCGGTATCTCGCAGCACCaaatcgttggatctaatagtgcacatcctacttaaCTAGATCCAACAGtgagaaacaatttggtacctcgagttaTTTTTTGCTGgatcggagcaaatctctaatGGGACAGTTAAAGTTCCTATCAACCTGTATCATTAATTGTGAAGTGTAACACCCTATGTACGATTTATTATTGCGAGAAATGATCGGAGGGCACGTGCTGTACCAACCGACGCATTGTCGATTCATCGTCGATTGCCTGGTTTGTTCTTGGGCTCTGTTTGAATCTCTGAAATGAGCACGGAATCAGATGCAAGTGCACACGCAATGGAGCAAGAGGGCGGGGGTGCAGAGAAATTAGAGGTGGAAGGGAGAATCACACAGGGTACTTGAGAGAGGGGGGAATACGTACGAGCAGAGAAGGTACAAGGAAAGCCGGAGGAGCAAGAGACAAGAATTAGTTCACCTGTATCTTCAATAGTACCGTGGGGCTGTATTCCTTTCGTTTCATACTATATGTCatcttaaattttgtttaaattgaaatttcaccaagtttaaataattttatagaaaaaatgtaaTGACATCACCATATAAAATTGGGTTTTtgttaaatacatttttatagcatatttccttttttttggaatgatgctatatttttataaagttgGTCTAACTTAAAAAACTGACTTAGGATAAATTCAGAATTACATATAGAGAGAATCTACTCTATTCAATTGAGTTTCTCACTCCTCAACGATTTATGATTGACCCTTACTATACTATTTTGttcaatttattaattattctataATATGCCATTGGTACTTTCCTCAAAAAATAATCCTAAATAACCTTATAAACATACGACGTCAATTAGGTATGACAATGGGTCGGGTTTGCAGCGGGTTTTGTAAAACCCACCCGTCATAAAACTCGTGACTGTAAGGTAAACCCATACTCGCAAATCTTCATGGGTGCAAAACTAAACCTGTACCCATACCCATTAGGTACCCGAAACTCAATAGGTACCCACCGGTGAAACCATGTTAAACAAAAACGTCTTAATCGAGACACCTCCACGATTATATTAAGGTTTCTCAATATTTAATTGTAGAAAATAAGCAAATAAACATAgttaattgattaatatagcaacaagaaattaaaaaagatataatattAAGCAAGTAAAACTAAGCTTGACGAATTCTAATATTCAGTCATCCAATCATATCGACACAGACGGACAATCATGCCTCAACAATATTTTGATGCTCCCGACTTACAATACTGGATAATAAGCAGCTTCATACCGAATATTTAAAGGTGTCTCTAGATTTTTGAGGTCTCAATGGACAcccacgggttaaatccaaAACTCGTACATAACCCATAGCTTCACTGGTGCCCATACCTACAAACCCATAGATACAAATCTTCATCCATACCCACACCTATTGGGTACAAAACCCGTTGGGCCCCGGACCCATGGGTCAGCCTGCAAAGGGAGCAGAACGGGCCAGCCCATACCGCCCCTTTGTGGCCCACTTGGTTTGATGGGCTGGTCTGACCCATTTCAGGTGGTGCTAGGGCCGGGCCCGTTGCTGTCCCTCTTGTGTTATTTGCCCATTTACATGCATATGAATTTCAGGTTTGACCGAAATGACTTGTTTCGTATGGATGCTTCTCTTCACAAGAATCTACTTGCACGCCatcataaagaaaataaataatttgaagAAACTatctaagaaaacaaaagaaagccATGCTGCTATTGCCAATAATACAGAGGTAATAGGACAATGGACAAATATGTCTTGCTTTCATCCATCTCAAAGTGTCTTGCTTGGTACAGGTTGAGCATGCAACAGGAACTCAGGAAGAGTAGAACGTCAGAGATTATGAAACTTGTCCCTTCTGGCATAATTACAAATCAcaggcaaaaaaaatgttacttcGAAGTTTAAGTACAGAACAGTCAGTTTTTGCTGCAGTTGGTACCTTCAACTTGCTAACACCAAATGAAGAATGAGAAGCCAAAAGATCCTGAATTCCTGATGGCCAAAGCAAAATCATCTCATAAACACAAGCTTTCATATCTGAAGCATCAGATCACTACTTATGtataagtattatttttttcaccacttataaatattttaacgCCTATAATTTTGCGAACAGAACAAAATTGAAGATTCACTAAATTGGCAATTTTGTGAACAGATCATAGCAGCTAAATATTTTAACGCCTGTAATTTTGGGAACAGATCATAGCAGCTAAGAGAATCAAATTGAAGATTCACTAACAGATGCAACCATGGAGGCAGGCCATGCAAGCACATCTCGTGCTATGTGAGCAAGGGTTG
This window harbors:
- the LOC102708609 gene encoding probable cinnamyl alcohol dehydrogenase 6, giving the protein MEVTPNHTQTVTGWAAMDESGKITPFVFKRRENGVDDVTIKVQYCGMCHTDLHFIHNDWGITMYPVVPGHEITGVVTKVGTNVAGFKVGDRVGVGCIAASCLDCEHCRRSEENYCDKVALTYNGIFWDGSVTYGGYSSMLVAHKRFVVRVPDTLPLDAAAPLLCAGITVYSPMKQHGMLQAAGSRLGVVGLGGLGHVAVKFGKAFGLNVTVISTSPAKEREARESLKADNFVVSTDQKQMQAMTRSLDYIIDTVAATHSLGPILELLKVNGKLVLVGAPEKPVELPSFPLIFGKRTVSGSMTGGMKETQEMMDVCGEHNITCDIELVSTDRINEALARLARNDVRYRFVISVGGDSKL